GGGACAGATTGCCAGGAAAGGCAGGAtcaggggtggaggggtggtggtctgcaggctggggctggggccagggtgaGTCAGCCCTGCCCCGAGGGAGACGGGCCCACCCCTTTGACAAACAGAAGGTGGCAGTACCCATTTGGGGGTAGATCTGGGCTTTAAGCCTGGACTGTGTCCGCTGAAATCCCCCCTCCCCGTGGAGGTCAGGGAGGGGGTTAAACCCAGCTTTGGAGGGGGGTGTCACGGCAGGTGTCCCTGCCAAAGTCAACACCCGGGCccgggagcggggcggggggggggggctctatCCACCAGCTggcagcccccccctcccccccatctcacACCTGGGCCCAGCCAGCTGCTCACTGTGGGGCAAAGTCCACACCTGTGCCTTCTGCAGGGTCTGGTTCCTCAGTGGCCACAGGAGGCACTCCATGTGCCCCCTACGACCTGGGCCCTTGCACTTGATAAACGTCCCCATTTTCCAgacgaggacactgaggcccacgGACAGCAAGTGACGCGTCGGAGGCCGCTTAGCCTCCAAGTGGCAGAGggaggatttgaatccaggtctggtGTATACACCGCAGCCATTCCTGGTGTTTTATTGTTCTGCAGGGCGACAGCCCTTCCGCCCCCAGCAGGCTCTCTGCCAGGATGGCATCGGCCGGAGACCCCCCCACAGGCCCACGGGATGCAGCAGACCAGAACTTCGACTACATGTTTAAGCTGCTACTTATCGGCAACAGCAGCGTGGGCAAGACGTCCTTCCTGTTCCGCTACGCGGACGACTCCTTCACACCTGCCTTCGTCAGCACCGTGGGCATTGACTTCAAGGTCAAGACGGTCTATCGCCATGACAAGAGGATCAAGCTGCAGATCTGGGTGGGCCAGGCGGCTGCTGTGGGTCTGTGGCGAAGGACAGGAGTCTGTCTGCGGGCCGGGAGGGCCTGGGGTTCCTCCGAGGACGTCCATGATAGGGtgtggggctgtggggaggggtccagggttggggagggggcttGGGGTAGAGGTGAAGAGGAGGGGGATAGTATCTTTGAGATGAATGTGGGAGGCCGgaccccggtgccaggctgagtcAACAGGGAGCCGTTGCTCGACccagtctcagcctggcaccggggtcCGGCCTCCCACAGATGAATTCATCAAGATGAGGGGGGGTAGGCCCTGCCCTGTGGGGTCTGAGGGGCAGACAGTGCCAATCCAAGGCAGGTTAGATGTCCTGGTGACCAGCGGGGCAGAGGTTTGGGTACCATCGCAGGGGCGCGCCCAGGGTTCCCCCGCTGAGCCTCTGCGCTCTTCGGAGATGCTCTCCCTCGCGGCGAGGCTGCTGGTGATGATTGTCATGGTATTGAGCCCCGGGGTGTCTGCGTCAAGATGGCGCTCTCTGACCCTGGTCGCCACGTTGGTCTGGGAGACGAGGTCGAGGGAGCTTACGAGTCTGTGGGAGGCACTGACGCCTCAGACTGGCAATTCCTCAGGGGCAGGGCCACGTCTTCCGGCAGACCGGGGCTATGAGCACGGGGCGGTGCCCTGCTTGGGACcctgcgggggtggggtggggagcagagtaGCACCTAGCCGCCTGACCCTGCTGTGGTCCTAGGACACGGCGGGCCAGGAGCGCTACCGCACGATCACCACGGCCTACTACCGCGGCGCCATGGGCTTCCTGCTCATGTATGATGTTGCCAACCAGGAGTCCTTCACCGCTGTGCAGGACTGGTGAGTGCTTGCTGACCACTGACATCCTGACCTTCGCCCTCTCCCCCTGACCCTCAATCTCTAGCCTAATGGCCCTCGCACTCCACAGGGCCACTCAGATCAAGACCTACTCCTGGGACAACGCGCAGGTCATCCTCGTGGGGAACAAGTGCGACCTGGAGGATGAGCGTGTTGTGCCTACTGAGGACGGCCGGAGGCTCGCTGATGACCTTGGTTAGTGCCCAGCCTGGGCCCCAGGCCCCGGACCCCTCAGACCAAACCCCAGTCCCCGCCCTTGGGTTCCAGGTCCAACCGCAGTCAGCAACCCTTTGCCCTTTGAGGATCTGCTAGGAAAAATAGCCATATGTTAAATGAAACTAAAGGCGCATTTCATTTCAGAGAATTCAGTTACAGGtattccccacctccctgccgCAAAACACTCCTGGAAATGTATCCTACAAACATGCCACGCATGTGGGAAGTGGCAAGGATATCGAGTCACAGCGCTGTTGGCAGGAGGGGAACCTCGGTAACCTCTTAAATGTCTCACGGTGGGGGAAGCAGCCAAACATAAACTATAGTCATGTTGTGGAATACTACACAGCTGTGAAAAAGGGCGAGCACTTTCCTTATGCTCTGCTCTGGCAAGACCTCTGGGCTATATGCTTACTGTGGAAAAATGGGCTTGGCTGCTTCCTTTAGTCGGCGGCTCAGCaagtgttgttgttgtcgtcattttttaactttacttatctatgttttacattttatttaatgtttatttattcttgaaagagagagagagagagagacagagtgtgagcaggggaggggcagagagagagggagacacagaattcgaagcaggctccaggctccaagctgtcagctcagagcccgtcacggggcttgaactcccgaaccgcgagatcatgaccagagctgaagtcagatgcttaactgactgagccacccaggtgtccctgtttttaattttttaatgttttatttatttctgagagagagagggagacagagcgtgagcaggggaggggcagagagagagagagagagagagagatagggagacacaaaatcccaagcaggctccagactctgagcggtcagcatagagcccgacccagggctctaactcacgaactgtgagatcgtgacctgagccggagtctgatgctttaactgactgagccacccaggcgccccttacgtAGGCTtcaagcccagtgtggagcccagcacagggcttagactcacaaccctgagagatcatgacctgagccgaaatctagagtcggacacccaccg
This DNA window, taken from Neofelis nebulosa isolate mNeoNeb1 chromosome 4, mNeoNeb1.pri, whole genome shotgun sequence, encodes the following:
- the RAB3D gene encoding ras-related protein Rab-3D, with protein sequence MASAGDPPTGPRDAADQNFDYMFKLLLIGNSSVGKTSFLFRYADDSFTPAFVSTVGIDFKVKTVYRHDKRIKLQIWDTAGQERYRTITTAYYRGAMGFLLMYDVANQESFTAVQDWATQIKTYSWDNAQVILVGNKCDLEDERVVPTEDGRRLADDLGFEFFEASAKENINVKQVFERLVDVICEKMNESLEPSSSPGSNGKGPALGDTPPPEPSGCSC